The window gacagcctaaacgtgccccaaaactcacAAACATTTGCACGCACATCAGACCCggtgaaaaatttgatattttatggttcgccaaaatggccgtcgcaaaattgctcaatagcgccccctaacgaatataaaaatgtgaaaagattGACGTAtttgaacgaaatttggtatatatatgtatcatgtccagacgcacaaaaaagtcagtgggacccatgacgtcactccaacaggaagtcggccattttgaaaaatatgtgcaattttggcgatttccacacgtcgtactttaacgaacttgtcctagggatttaatccaaccgacttcaaattcactcagaaacatcttgagacattggagatgaaaagttatcaaaaactttctgaataGGGATGAGGTATTTGAACGAattttggtatatatatgtatcatgtccagacgcacaaaaaagtcagagggacccatgacgtcactccaacaggaagtcggctaTTTTGAAATATATGTGAAATTTTTTTCTGCCCAAACAAACGCCCCAAAATTCACcaaaatttgattttttaaGGATCGCCAAAATGAGTGTCGTAAAATGGCTCACTAGCGCCCcctagaacattttaaaaattgagCACCTCGACTCAGATTGACGCAGACAAGCGAAATTCGGTtaacatatgtatcgtgtaaagacgcacaaaaaagtctcttggacccaaaccctcactccaacaggaagtcggccatttttaatcaaatttgcatcgctgcttgcagctttaattattattcttgttattattacattaatgcTGTTTCCTGGTTTCTTGCAGGCCGCTCTTCTTCTACAGTGACGATGTTTATCTGCAGACTGTTTCTCATTGGGCAGAAGACGTGGATCATCTGAACCGACCAATCATGACTGACGATCTCTACAGCACCACCTTCTCCGCCTCCGAATCGGACTTCTCTTCGTCTTCGTCTTCGTCCTCCTCGGTGTCCGCCTCCTTCCTCACGCTGGAGCAGCGGGCGGCCTTCGTCTTCgtcctcatcctcttcatcttcttggGCCTGCTGATCGTGCGCTGCTTCCGGATCCTGCTGGACCCGTACCGCAGCATGCCCTCCTCCACCTGGACCGACTACATGGAGAAGGACACGTTCGACTACCGGATTTCCTGACAGGCAGCGTGAGAGGCAGCAACCCTGACAGGAAATGACTGAGGCGACGTTACGCTGACAAACTGAAGCACGAACACGACGACACGTTTCCCCTCGGAGAGAAAAGAGTccaaaacaaaacccaaacctACAGATGAAGAGTTTAAAGTGTTTCTATCAGAGCTTTAATATCCACATAACATCTGGAACCAGAAGTTGGGTTAGTCATTAATATCAGAAGATTAAAGCTCAACATCTTCAAACGTCTTCAGTTGTCCGACCAAGAGTCCAAAATTCAAAACGACTCAGTTTATCGTCACATACGACAATAAATCGACTTGAAGAATCACTGAATGATTCATCGATTAGTTCTTTAACCTCCAGCAGTCACTTTGGATTTTAACCTAAAGATTAGAAACCTAGTTGAGCATCGCTATGATGAAACATCTGGATTCAGTAATCATCGTCAGCTAGACACAGTCCAACATCATCAAAACCAAATTTAAATAGAATAAGCTCGAAAGAGACTCGATCTGATCTTAAAACAGTTTGGGGGAAAGTGTTCTTCGTGTCTTCGATGCTTCCAGCGTGACGGTCGCTTCAGTAGCTCGGCCGGCAGCCAATCAGGACAAAACTCACAACGACTGAGGAAACATCTCCAGTCTGCTGTGAGTTTTACCCTGATACAAGCTGTGAAGCAGAAACCTCTCCTCtgactcctctgctgctctctgacagctggAGGGTTGggtcaggaggaagaggaggaagaggagggatctctacttcctctccatctctgccGGCCGGGCAGCAGGTCCGGGTTGCTGTCTCTCACGAGGagacacctttttattttttactgtttttgttctcttatGTTGACTTAaatttttattaactttaaaaacTTCATTTATAAACTTGTTGAGCTGAGTGAGGAGACAGAAGGTTATTTtagagcggaggaggaggaggaggaagaggaggaagaggaggaggaggaggaagaacaagGCTGTATTGAATCTGCAGAGACGTTTCCAGCGACTCTCTGCTGTCCTGCCAGCCCGGCTGTTGCTTAGTAACCGCTGTTTTTGGTGCCAGCTGATGTGTGAGCGTCTCACCACGCAGCCGATcaactgatcagctgatcgcCTCGCAGAGCTCCATCACGTCTGCAGCCAACAGCCGACGCTCTGAAGGAGAGGAGACGAAGGAGCAACAGGGCCGAGGTCAGCTGATCCGCAGGTGGTCGTCAGGTGGTCGTCAGCTGGTCGTCAGCTGATCGTCAGGTGGTCGTCAGGTGGTCGTCAGGTGGTCGTCAGCTGATCGTCAGGTGGGTCAACGAACGAGGTTAAACTGAAATCACAAAGTTTCCAaacatatgaaacatttcaggTGAAACACTGAAAACTAGTTGTCAGTTGACCTGCTGTCAggatgtttaaccctcctgttgtcctcgagtcaaggaaggaagggaggtaggaagaaggaagggagagaggaaggaaggaaaggagggagggaggaaggaaggagggaaggaagggaggaagtaaaggaaggtaggatggagggaggaaggaaggaaaaggagggagggaggggtgaaagaaggagggaagggagggagggagggaggaaggaaggaaagtgtaGAAGCAGATACCCACATGATGTGTATCAGGAGTGAGAATAAGGAAAACACCAGTAGAGGCAAAAGGTTAGTAGATTGCTCAACAGGCCTTACCATGTTTAttagttgtttttcaccatgtctAACATTCCCAGGGAAATCTGGCCACCACCACTTGAGAATAGAATTCCAGGAACTGAAtattagcctgaacatgccaagtcaacttgacctggtgcacgaacacaatgacgcacgacaccatacgcaatcaatggtataaagggtcttTAAGGGcgtgccttccttccttcctaccctcgtTATATTGGTCCACATGAGGTCATATTTCATATCGtcctgttttctcctccagcagcagatTCACAGTTCtgttctttccttttattttctcctccagCAGAGAACAGACACTCGGAGACTCGGCTGTAACGATCCTCTTCGTGGTCGGAGGTCTCCTGTCAGAAAACCCTCCGAGCGCAGAAATGGTTTGAAGTCAGTGAGAAGAATCAGACAGATATGAAACACTCGTCTCTGGGTTCGACCACCCCCCCCGTCTCTGGGttcgccccccctccccccaccaccacccacacCACGCTGCACCCGGATTGGTCACTTACAGCCGTTTGCTTCCTGGATGTATCCGAGCTGCTCCTCCGCTCTGAGTCTGACGCTCTCTGCAGGAACCTCCACGGATTCAACGTTTTTTGGGGGTAAAAGttgatttttcctttctttactttttttgggTCTTCTAAAAAGATTTGGGGAAGTCTTGATCTCCTTCTTCTTTGCAGATGGAATATAAAAGGAGAGCGTTTGGGTTCTGTTGAGGATCACTGAAGAGGAGACGGAGCGTTTCAGGCCTTGTTATTTTTGACAGTTGTGAGTCTCCTGCTGAGCTGCAGACACGCTGGAGTCGAACACAGTGAACGACTGTTGCTTTGCTGATGTCATCGCTGATGTCATCGCTGATTTCATCGCTGATGTCATCGCTGATGTCATCGCAGGCCTCGGCTCCACGTTTGGATCAATCGTTTCCAAATTGAGACGGAAAGCTTTTTATTCCTCTTCAGATCTCATGGAGAATGTAAagtctacatacacacacacacacacacgcacacacgcacacacgcacacacacactcacacacacacacacatgcacacacacacacagtctacgacaacacacacacacacacacacacacacaatggtttGCGTACAGTATAAATGTTTAACCACATCTACTGCCTTTGTATTCACGTGCACGTCttgtaagcacacacacacaaacacacacacacacacacacacacacacacacacacacacacactagctgTCGAACTCTCCCAGCAGCTCACTGCCGAACCCTTCATGTCTTCACCTCCTTTATCTCTCACACCATTTCATTCTTCTCCTTCATCGCtcatttctttacatttcacttCCCAGGTGAGATGGGTGAGACGGGTGAGAcgggtgagacaggtgagacggGTGAGACAGGTGTGTTCACTTTGTGGAGACACAGAAGTTGATCTACCTACATTGTGAGGACTCACTTCAGATTTCAGTCCAATGAGGCAGATTCAGCTTTttcattgaaatgaaatgttcaagTGCTGCGAGAGTCGTGTGATCAATGAAATCTGATCCTCGAAGAGTTAAAACTTTGCTGAGTCGACATTGTGAGGACCGTGAGTTATAGACAGACATTGTGAGGACCGTGAGTTATAGACAGACATTGTCAGGACCGTGAGTTATAGACATTGTGAGGACAGTGAGTTATAGACATTGTGAGGACCGTGAGTTATAGACAGACATTGTGAGGACAGTGAGTTATAGACAGACATTGTGAGGACCGTGAGTTATATACAGACATTGTGGGGACAGTGAGTTATATACAGACATTGTGGGGACAGTGAGTTATAGACAGACATTGTGAGGACAGTGAGTTATAGACAGACATTGTGAGGACCGTGAGTTATAGACATTGTGAGGACCGTGAGTTATAGACATTGTGAGGACCGTGAGTTATAGACAGACATTGTGAGGACAGTGAGTTATAGACAGACATTGTGAGGACAGTGAGTTATAGACAGACATTGTGAGGACCGTGAGTTATATACAGACATTGTGGGGACAGTGAGTTATAGACAGACATTGTGAGGACCGTGAGTTATAGACAGACATTGTGAGGACAGTGAGTTATAGACATTGTGAGGACCGTGAGTTATAGACAGACATTGTGAGGACCGTGAGTTATAGACAGACATTGTGGGGACAGTGAGTTATAGACATTGTGGGGACAGTGAGTTATAGACAGACATTGTGAGGACCGTGAGTTATAGACAGACATTGTGAGGACCGTGAGTTATAGACAGACATTGTGGGGACAGTGAGTTATAGACAGACATTGTGAGGACCGTGAGTTATAGAAAGACATTGTGAGGACCGTGAGTTATAGACAGATATTGTGAGGACAGTGAGTTATATACAGACATTGTGAGGACAGTGAGTTATAGACATTGTGAGGACCGTGAGTTATAGACAGACATTGTGAGGACAGTGAGTTATAGACAGACATTGTGAGGACCGTGAGTTATAGACAGACATTGTGGGGACAGTGAGTTATAGACAGACATTGTGAGGACCGTGAGTTATAGACAGACATT is drawn from Scomber japonicus isolate fScoJap1 chromosome 15, fScoJap1.pri, whole genome shotgun sequence and contains these coding sequences:
- the LOC128374469 gene encoding cortexin-2-like, producing the protein MTDDLYSTTFSASESDFSSSSSSSSSVSASFLTLEQRAAFVFVLILFIFLGLLIVRCFRILLDPYRSMPSSTWTDYMEKDTFDYRIS